The following coding sequences are from one Schizosaccharomyces osmophilus chromosome 1, complete sequence window:
- a CDS encoding DUF2434 family conserved fungal multispanning membrane protein → MNSSQEAVFQRYFYQVYGNGTVSNGTLCYLWRQQNWPSITEEGSVLNGVNCDSPVKKLAGHGAVGIVSACLGFLLIPLLILNIGKFNVAGATKGFQRRAEFCWMILLILVMAVSGFAYIDVDRSLVQGISLCIFSFCFHSNVPMLVLVYWHYVSTYGFIRWRERTVVGEEMDGNERMQRIEKMEYGMPVVVYILAIIGFLLAGFHSWGKLARGEEGVATNARFKASAILNLLGLLCCEGAFCMYLIEFGRDRRKRWMSVNAGGLMVLIREVYGCLSSWNYHWNASNPKVNPGIAFGLGYLPELLLGLVICLYGLLTPGIAQVERLALQEVEEEKEKEEQEQEQERMAATRTTPARASTGLPPPPYQEVFVNEAGIEGEKEEPMEVRIERRL, encoded by the coding sequence ATGAATAGTTCGCAAGAAGCGGTTTTTCAACGCTATTTCTATCAAGTGTATGGAAATGGCACGGTAAGCAATGGAACGTTATGCTACCTATGGAGACAACAAAACTGGCCGAGCATAACGGAAGAAGGGTCAGTTTTGAATGGAGTGAATTGCGATAGCCCAGTGAAGAAGCTGGCGGGACACGGGGCAGTTGGTATTGTGTCTGCGTGCCTTGGGTTCCTGTTAATCCCACTTTTGATTCTGAACATTGGAAAATTCAATGTAGCAGGGGCGACGAAAGGATTCCAAAGACGAGCGGAATTTTGCTGgatgattttgttgattcTTGTGATGGCGGTGTCTGGGTTTGCGTACATTGACGTGGACCGGAGCTTGGTTCAAGGAATATCGCTGTGTATTTTctccttttgctttcacTCAAATGTACCGATGTTGGTGCTGGTGTACTGGCACTATGTGAGTACGTATGGATTCATACGCTGGCGCGAGCGAACGGTGGTAGGAGAAGAAATGGATGGAAACGAGCGAATGCAAAGAATTGAGAAAATGGAATACGGAATGCCTGTGGTAGTTTACATACTGGCGATCATTGGATTTTTGCTAGCGGGCTTTCATTCGTGGGGAAAGCTAGCGCGGGGAGAGGAAGGAGTAGCGACGAATGCGCGATTCAAAGCGTCGGCGATTCTGAATTTGCTTGGACTTTTATGCTGTGAAGGAGCATTTTGCATGTACCTGATTGAATTTGGACGTGACCGGAGAAAACGATGGATGAGCGTGAATGCGGGCGGATTGATGGTGCTTATACGAGAAGTGTATGGATGTTTATCGAGTTGGAATTACCATTGGAACGCGAGCAATCCAAAAGTGAATCCAGGAATTGCGTTTGGGCTTGGCTATCTACCGGAGCTGCTTTTAGGATTGGTGATTTGTTTGTATGGACTATTGACGCCTGGCATTGCGCAAGTGGAACGGCTTGCACTACAAGaagtagaagaagaaaaagaaaaagaagagcaagaGCAAGAGCAAGAAAGGATGGCAGCAACCAGGACGACGCCCGCGAGGGCGTCTACGGGATTACCACCGCCGCCCTATCAAGAAGTATTTGTGAATGAAGCAGGAATAGAAggagaaaaggaagagcCCATGGAGGTgagaattgaaagaagattGTAG